One genomic window of Providencia hangzhouensis includes the following:
- a CDS encoding DNA repair ATPase — protein MSDIQDTDREQEILDSAVAEGGAYEILRKRLTDQGQQLHQKAAQLNEMRLDEFGQSQMDIIGRIRIRTENNCQARDIVRVGEWLLFGYNVFLGLKKETHLEDVFSLYRLIENDNEFDVEAVPYEDTFLSDNRFVQDFTELYTYYKNTQLLQLVERDGKLLASFQIGDRITDVRVFRWSISSDKRKIEYIDNRGERDIALPPAYDFEWQKTTREDTVNGRYPHINILDTVFIETIGGDLTIKCENNTEDGLGIYREAVLDKNQSLDDAQIEYAQTGSLIILKVLPYREETWRYLVYNTLSQSVQRIDAIGQACVQLPEDHGIIFPGGYYLQNGDYKTFEQPMGGMRFRRLRRSPNGEDVLYVFYSPNQGRIALFNYNLIERTLSIPLIGHGYAMLEDGKMVLFEGEGEEATRVHPMQVWQTPFYSEEFADKQPTRSGFLGRIGNADLVRGISEILHVSKEIEGSQISIARYEQLSQQAKNLLDIYYWFGDEQCLGIGKLLKEISQTSELVLDEYEKVESIRQQSAKSMNEAISRQKSLLSLTLPESWADIQQFVDGLNALSAQRGHLISLREFRYMDLEKLSEMESEIEKNQQYVSQETAVFLASDKALQPFKTQLTVFEEQIEKAQNSAQLDIPMKDMEKMSADLDMLSNLMASLSFNDVTQQTHIIDAISQIYAQLNQSRSRLQQKRKSQSSVETVAQFGAQFRLFSQGITNALSLATDPERCDDQLSRLLVQLEELESQFSSHDEFLDDILAKREELLETFESHKQVLIDDRQRRAQNLVTAADRLLDSLQRRTTRLQSQDELNAFFASDPLALKTREIIEKLREINDNVKADDIDARLKSSRDQAIRVLRDKTDIFENGGNVIKLGRHRFSVNTQELDLTILPKNEQLWVYLTGTDFQEPIENEQLSQLKPYWSASLESESDTVYRAEYLAYSIIYAATKRQEGLNFDILKNALTSTEKLEKIVRDFASPRYKEGYEKGIHDHDAVALLKKLLPIGESADLLRYSPTARAIAAIYWQQVQNDDFPALWPERARTAMNIHQLFHNDNALLDLQAEIEAGISLFLQDNPIQCQAYEQTQAAEYLSFALARTPIELVYSKYARELVLALQSRLEEAHMWGDFNRSQQNLGARYAQRWSLVQNWLQGLCSTPEFSHLVPYIPGAIAIIILDKAASARFSEADLYFKVNGLLGEHATIENQTLSLSLDNYFSRMRGQRKRFIPEFRQYQALRQQIVTEERSRLKLHEYKAKPLSSFVRNKLINDVYLPIIGDNMAKQIGALGEGKRTDLMGLLLMISPPGYGKTTLMEYAADRLGLIFMKVNGPALGHDVLSLDPEQAPNATARQELEKLNLALEMGNNVMLYVDDIQHTHPEFLQKFISLCDGTRRIEGVWKGKTKTYDMRGKKFCVVMAGNPYTESGEVFRIPDMLANRADIYNLGEVLGGMDEAFALSYIENSLTSNPVLAPLALRDLNDLYLFADKAMGKSVSTNTLSYPYSDAEINEITSVISKLIKLRDVVLKVNQHYIASAAQSDKYRTEPAFRLQGSYRNMNKLSEKVSSVMNNDELERLLDDHYLGEAQLLTTGAEENLLKLAELRGTLTEKNAARWQQIKKDFMRNKSLGGDNTDIGDRVVGQLASLVESVQALGNH, from the coding sequence ATGTCAGATATTCAGGATACGGATCGCGAACAAGAAATACTCGATAGTGCTGTTGCAGAAGGTGGTGCTTATGAAATATTACGCAAACGCCTGACCGACCAAGGGCAACAACTTCATCAAAAAGCCGCTCAACTCAATGAAATGCGGTTGGATGAATTCGGCCAGAGCCAAATGGATATCATTGGCCGCATTCGCATTCGTACTGAAAATAATTGCCAAGCAAGGGACATTGTCCGCGTTGGCGAGTGGCTTTTATTTGGCTATAACGTATTCCTCGGCCTAAAAAAAGAAACGCACCTCGAAGATGTATTTTCACTATATCGGTTAATTGAAAACGACAATGAGTTTGATGTTGAAGCAGTCCCTTATGAAGATACCTTCTTGAGTGATAATCGCTTTGTTCAAGATTTTACTGAACTCTATACCTATTATAAGAACACACAGTTACTGCAACTTGTTGAACGGGACGGCAAACTTCTTGCTAGTTTTCAAATTGGCGATCGCATCACGGACGTGCGAGTTTTTCGCTGGTCAATCTCCAGCGACAAACGCAAAATTGAGTATATTGATAACCGGGGTGAACGCGATATCGCCCTCCCACCAGCCTATGACTTTGAATGGCAAAAAACCACGCGAGAAGACACCGTTAACGGCCGATACCCTCACATCAATATTCTTGACACCGTATTCATTGAAACTATCGGCGGTGATTTAACCATCAAGTGTGAAAATAACACTGAAGATGGTTTGGGGATTTACCGAGAAGCGGTTCTTGATAAAAACCAATCACTAGACGACGCCCAAATTGAATACGCACAAACTGGCAGTTTAATTATCTTAAAAGTTTTACCTTATCGGGAAGAAACTTGGCGTTATTTAGTTTACAACACGCTATCTCAATCTGTACAACGTATTGATGCCATTGGGCAAGCGTGCGTCCAGTTACCAGAAGATCACGGTATTATTTTCCCTGGCGGCTACTACTTACAAAATGGTGATTATAAAACGTTTGAACAGCCTATGGGTGGAATGCGTTTTCGCCGTTTACGTCGTTCCCCAAATGGAGAGGATGTTCTATATGTTTTCTATTCACCAAATCAAGGTCGTATTGCCCTATTCAATTACAATTTAATTGAACGAACACTTTCAATTCCACTCATTGGGCATGGTTATGCCATGCTGGAAGATGGAAAAATGGTGTTATTTGAGGGCGAAGGGGAAGAAGCGACTCGCGTTCACCCAATGCAAGTTTGGCAGACCCCATTTTACTCAGAAGAGTTTGCCGACAAACAGCCTACTCGTAGCGGTTTTTTAGGCCGTATAGGCAATGCAGACTTAGTTCGTGGTATTTCTGAAATATTGCATGTATCCAAAGAAATAGAAGGCAGCCAAATTTCTATTGCTCGCTACGAACAACTTAGTCAACAAGCAAAAAATTTACTGGATATTTATTACTGGTTTGGTGATGAGCAATGCCTTGGTATTGGTAAATTGCTTAAAGAAATCAGTCAAACAAGTGAGCTCGTCCTTGATGAATATGAAAAGGTCGAAAGCATACGGCAGCAATCTGCCAAATCAATGAATGAAGCCATCAGCCGCCAAAAATCACTGCTTTCATTAACATTGCCTGAAAGTTGGGCTGATATTCAACAATTTGTTGATGGCTTAAATGCCCTGAGTGCTCAACGCGGTCACTTGATTTCACTGCGTGAATTTCGCTATATGGATTTAGAAAAACTTAGCGAAATGGAAAGCGAAATAGAGAAAAATCAACAATATGTATCACAAGAAACCGCTGTTTTTCTTGCTAGTGATAAAGCATTACAGCCCTTTAAAACACAATTAACTGTTTTCGAAGAACAAATAGAAAAAGCCCAAAACAGTGCCCAGTTAGACATTCCCATGAAGGATATGGAAAAAATGTCTGCTGACTTAGATATGCTTTCAAACCTAATGGCATCACTAAGCTTCAACGATGTTACACAACAAACCCACATTATTGATGCTATTTCTCAAATCTATGCTCAGTTAAACCAATCCCGATCTCGCTTACAACAAAAACGAAAATCACAAAGCAGTGTGGAAACCGTCGCTCAATTTGGTGCACAATTCCGGCTGTTTAGCCAAGGCATTACCAATGCACTGTCTCTTGCCACTGACCCTGAACGTTGTGATGATCAGCTATCAAGATTACTCGTTCAGTTAGAGGAGCTCGAAAGCCAATTTAGCAGCCATGATGAATTTCTTGATGATATATTGGCTAAGCGTGAAGAATTACTCGAAACCTTTGAATCTCATAAACAAGTTCTTATTGATGACCGCCAGCGCCGCGCACAAAATTTAGTCACTGCTGCAGACCGTCTACTAGACAGCCTGCAACGACGAACAACTCGTTTACAGTCTCAAGATGAACTCAATGCTTTCTTTGCCTCAGACCCTCTGGCGCTTAAAACCCGTGAAATTATTGAAAAATTAAGGGAAATTAACGATAACGTTAAAGCTGATGATATTGACGCACGTCTGAAATCTTCTCGGGACCAAGCCATTCGAGTTTTACGTGATAAAACAGATATTTTTGAAAATGGTGGAAATGTCATTAAGCTCGGGCGTCACCGGTTCAGTGTAAATACCCAAGAGCTCGACCTCACCATTTTACCGAAAAATGAACAACTATGGGTTTATCTCACCGGGACAGATTTCCAAGAACCAATAGAAAATGAACAACTATCACAGCTAAAACCTTATTGGAGCGCCTCATTAGAGTCTGAATCTGATACGGTTTACCGCGCGGAATACCTTGCTTATTCAATTATCTATGCAGCAACAAAACGCCAAGAAGGGCTAAATTTTGATATCCTAAAAAACGCATTAACATCAACGGAAAAACTTGAAAAAATTGTCCGTGATTTTGCGAGCCCACGTTATAAAGAAGGTTATGAAAAAGGTATTCATGACCACGATGCTGTTGCTTTACTGAAAAAACTACTGCCAATCGGTGAAAGTGCTGATCTATTACGGTATAGCCCAACAGCCCGTGCTATCGCAGCTATTTATTGGCAACAAGTTCAAAATGACGATTTTCCTGCACTATGGCCTGAACGTGCAAGAACAGCCATGAATATTCACCAATTATTCCATAATGACAATGCATTACTTGACCTACAAGCCGAAATCGAAGCGGGAATTAGCTTGTTTTTACAAGATAACCCCATTCAATGCCAAGCTTATGAGCAGACTCAAGCCGCCGAATATCTTAGCTTTGCACTTGCAAGAACCCCGATAGAACTCGTCTATAGCAAATATGCAAGAGAATTAGTTTTAGCACTCCAGAGCCGCTTAGAAGAAGCCCATATGTGGGGAGATTTTAATCGCTCACAACAAAATTTAGGGGCTCGCTATGCCCAGCGCTGGTCATTAGTTCAAAACTGGTTACAAGGGCTGTGCTCAACCCCTGAATTTTCTCACCTTGTTCCATACATACCCGGTGCTATTGCCATTATTATCTTAGATAAAGCGGCTTCCGCTCGCTTTAGTGAAGCTGACCTTTACTTTAAAGTTAACGGGTTACTTGGCGAACATGCGACCATTGAAAACCAAACTCTATCACTGAGTTTAGATAACTACTTCAGCCGTATGCGAGGGCAACGGAAACGTTTTATCCCCGAATTTCGTCAGTATCAAGCACTACGCCAACAAATTGTTACTGAAGAGCGTAGCCGTTTAAAACTGCATGAATATAAAGCAAAACCATTAAGCTCTTTTGTGCGTAATAAACTGATAAACGACGTCTATTTGCCTATCATAGGCGACAACATGGCAAAACAAATTGGAGCTTTAGGGGAAGGTAAACGCACTGACCTCATGGGGCTACTCTTAATGATCTCACCACCTGGGTACGGTAAAACTACCTTAATGGAATATGCCGCTGACCGTTTAGGGTTAATTTTTATGAAGGTCAACGGCCCTGCACTTGGCCATGATGTACTTTCTCTAGACCCTGAACAAGCGCCTAATGCAACGGCAAGACAAGAGCTAGAAAAACTCAATTTAGCTTTAGAAATGGGTAATAATGTGATGTTATACGTTGATGATATTCAGCACACTCACCCTGAGTTTTTGCAAAAATTTATTTCCTTATGTGATGGAACAAGACGTATTGAAGGCGTTTGGAAAGGCAAAACCAAAACTTATGATATGCGGGGTAAAAAATTCTGTGTCGTTATGGCAGGTAACCCCTATACCGAGTCAGGGGAAGTTTTCCGAATCCCTGATATGCTTGCAAACCGCGCTGATATTTATAACCTTGGTGAGGTATTAGGTGGTATGGATGAAGCATTTGCCCTGAGCTATATCGAAAACAGCCTGACATCAAACCCAGTATTAGCCCCTCTTGCATTACGAGACCTGAACGACCTGTACTTATTTGCTGATAAAGCGATGGGTAAATCTGTCTCTACCAACACTTTAAGTTACCCGTACTCTGATGCAGAAATTAATGAAATCACATCGGTAATCAGTAAATTAATCAAGTTACGAGATGTTGTATTGAAAGTAAATCAACACTATATCGCCAGTGCAGCACAATCCGATAAATACCGGACAGAACCCGCATTTCGCTTGCAAGGTAGTTACCGTAATATGAATAAGCTCAGCGAAAAAGTCTCTTCCGTTATGAATAATGATGAACTTGAAAGATTACTAGATGACCATTACTTGGGTGAGGCACAGCTGCTCACAACCGGCGCAGAAGAAAACTTACTCAAACTCGCTGAACTACGTGGCACATTAACAGAAAAAAATGCTGCTCGTTGGCAACAAATCAAGAAAGACTTTATGCGTAATAAATCTTTAGGTGGTGATAATACAGATATTGGTGATCGGGTTGTTGGTCAGCTAGCGTCGCTTGTTGAAAGTGTACAAGCGCTGGGTAACCACTAA
- a CDS encoding rhomboid family intramembrane serine protease: MNYLQGHPRVKLLACIVAIFIAVQLINSLMAGGLTSFGIKPRTMTGLIGIFFAPFIHGNWGHLFSNLPPFIILSALLLHRTIKAYLLASLFIIVVGGFTVWLLGRNAIHIGASGWVFGLWGLLIAQGFFRRSWVDIAIALLVLFYFGTMASGLLPTHLYISTESHIAGAIAGVIYAWLSHRFHQKTHNLSP, encoded by the coding sequence ATGAACTATTTACAAGGGCATCCTCGCGTTAAACTATTAGCCTGCATTGTCGCAATTTTTATTGCGGTGCAGCTTATTAATAGCTTAATGGCTGGGGGGTTAACTTCATTCGGGATTAAACCTCGCACTATGACCGGGCTCATCGGTATATTCTTTGCCCCATTTATCCATGGTAATTGGGGGCACTTATTCAGTAATTTACCGCCATTTATCATACTAAGTGCCCTATTACTACACCGTACTATTAAGGCATATTTGCTTGCATCACTGTTTATTATTGTTGTTGGGGGTTTTACTGTTTGGTTATTAGGTCGTAATGCTATTCATATCGGTGCCAGTGGTTGGGTTTTTGGTTTATGGGGCTTACTCATCGCCCAAGGTTTTTTCCGCCGAAGCTGGGTTGATATAGCTATCGCGTTATTAGTGCTATTCTATTTTGGCACAATGGCTAGCGGCTTATTACCGACTCACTTGTACATCTCAACTGAATCCCATATAGCAGGGGCTATTGCTGGGGTCATCTATGCATGGCTAAGTCATCGTTTCCATCAAAAAACCCATAATCTCTCACCTTAA
- the nagK gene encoding N-acetylglucosamine kinase produces MYYGFDMGGTKIELAVFDNELNQVWQKRVPTPKDDYQTLLNTFLELTLEADEKFNCQGKVGVGVPGIVNHAEGTVFTTNVPTAQYKPLIHDLANILQRPVKVENDANCFALSEAWDPDFKRYPTVLGLILGTGVGGGFIINGKVLSGKNGIAGEIGHMNLSVRGAKLLGEKVPEITCGCGQTACFETYLSGPGFERIYSSFTNEKRSAIEIIEQYKQGDIQAKEHVNRYMSLLAMFMGQIVTVFDPDLVVIGGGLSQFEEIYKQLPEVLPQYLYGIATLPAIEKARYGDSGGARGAAFLNLID; encoded by the coding sequence ATGTATTACGGCTTTGACATGGGCGGGACAAAAATTGAGCTTGCCGTCTTTGACAACGAATTAAATCAGGTCTGGCAAAAGCGTGTTCCTACACCCAAAGATGACTACCAAACGCTCTTAAATACGTTTCTCGAACTCACACTCGAAGCAGATGAAAAATTTAATTGCCAAGGAAAAGTTGGTGTTGGCGTCCCCGGTATCGTAAACCATGCTGAAGGAACCGTATTTACAACCAATGTCCCTACTGCACAATACAAACCTTTAATTCATGATCTTGCTAATATATTACAACGCCCAGTAAAAGTAGAAAATGATGCAAATTGCTTTGCATTATCAGAAGCTTGGGACCCTGACTTCAAACGCTATCCTACCGTCCTTGGTTTAATTTTAGGGACTGGTGTGGGCGGTGGGTTTATTATAAATGGCAAAGTTTTATCCGGTAAAAATGGAATCGCTGGAGAAATTGGCCATATGAACCTCAGCGTTCGTGGAGCCAAGCTGTTAGGGGAAAAAGTTCCTGAAATAACTTGCGGCTGTGGCCAAACTGCTTGTTTTGAAACCTACCTATCAGGCCCAGGCTTTGAGCGTATTTATTCCTCATTCACCAATGAAAAACGTTCCGCTATCGAAATTATCGAACAATATAAACAAGGTGATATTCAAGCAAAAGAACATGTTAACCGCTATATGTCATTACTTGCGATGTTTATGGGGCAAATTGTCACTGTTTTTGACCCCGATTTAGTGGTTATTGGCGGAGGTTTATCACAGTTTGAAGAAATCTATAAACAACTACCAGAAGTGCTTCCACAATACCTTTATGGCATCGCAACACTACCTGCAATTGAAAAAGCACGTTATGGTGACTCTGGAGGTGCACGAGGTGCGGCATTCCTGAACTTGATAGACTAA
- a CDS encoding OB-fold-containig protein — MSLFFHNSLMFPTIIFSGLLIIVLFYWLCAAFGLLDIDVFNIDTEFDAGIDATGFAGWLTKLGLAGIPVTIIVTLFTLFGWIISYFSVHIFIRFIDTDLLRYLVSFAVFAITLFISLHLTALCLKPVRKKLVSLNKPKTVQQLIGKYATVRSGAVTEQNGEALLEDGGAGLILQIRAPSSEQLKRGDRVVIISYDAASHSYQVVSENEFRHG; from the coding sequence ATGAGTTTGTTTTTCCATAACAGTTTGATGTTCCCAACAATTATCTTTAGTGGTTTGCTAATCATTGTTTTATTTTATTGGTTATGTGCCGCTTTTGGTTTATTGGATATCGACGTATTTAATATTGATACCGAATTTGATGCCGGTATTGATGCAACCGGTTTTGCTGGCTGGTTAACTAAGCTTGGCTTAGCAGGGATCCCTGTCACCATTATTGTCACGTTATTTACTCTTTTTGGCTGGATAATCAGTTATTTCAGCGTACATATCTTTATTCGCTTCATTGATACTGACTTATTACGCTATCTCGTCAGCTTCGCCGTTTTTGCGATCACCCTATTTATCTCTCTTCATTTAACCGCTTTGTGCTTAAAACCTGTGCGTAAAAAACTAGTGAGCCTCAATAAACCAAAAACAGTACAACAACTTATCGGTAAATACGCCACTGTACGGTCAGGAGCGGTAACTGAACAAAATGGCGAGGCACTATTAGAAGATGGTGGAGCTGGGTTAATTCTACAAATACGCGCCCCATCCTCAGAACAGTTAAAACGCGGTGATCGTGTAGTCATCATTAGCTATGACGCAGCATCGCACAGTTATCAAGTTGTCAGTGAAAATGAATTTCGCCACGGATAA
- a CDS encoding flotillin family protein — translation MDLAALMPFLTIIGGIILVILGFFGLFKAFYIKVPQGTALIVNDMSSQPKVHFTGALVYPVIYKKEFMRISLLTLEVDRRGKDGLICHDNLRADITVAFYLRVNETTEDVLKVAKAIGVDRASDHQAVSTLFSAKFSEALKTVGKQLDLATLFENRQDFRDRIVDVIGKDLNGYALEDVAIDYLEQTPKSALDPNNIFDSEGIRKITEITAIHNIETNQKERDQELAIQKKNVETREASLALERQQADAEARQKREIDNIRAREQAETLRVQEEERLKAEQARIQTQQEIEIREENRMREVEVAQQNRTRAVAIEEERVSRARELEIVAREREVELQRIEKEKALEEERKNISNVIRERVAVEKTVAQEEERIKEVREVSEAERMRQVTVINAQAEAEESLVRQVKKAEADEASAKHRAEEISTMAQAELEASAKQAEAKKRLAEGVEAEHAALGLAEARVRQATAEAEEKEGLVLANITAEKLLAEARGLKEKGLTEAQVMEAKAKAEQQQGFAEAKILEEKLAAQARGEEQQANAKEKLGLADAKVLEEKLAAQARGEGQLGSAQAEVIRQRLKAEADGLTDKFKSMDHLSDTARSHEEFRMRLEKEFEQAMASIDANKEIAREQADVLAAALSKTNIEIVGGDGSFFNTFSKALSLGKAVDGFMDKSSFAKENVEKLINRSKEDKKVDIAALLKNPEVQDLINGFMAAKGANQPAKTVISKPIPPTDDQL, via the coding sequence ATGGACTTGGCTGCACTAATGCCCTTTTTAACAATTATCGGGGGGATCATCCTAGTTATTTTAGGGTTCTTTGGGTTATTCAAAGCCTTCTATATCAAAGTCCCACAAGGTACTGCTTTGATTGTCAATGACATGTCATCACAGCCTAAAGTGCATTTTACAGGGGCATTAGTTTACCCTGTCATCTACAAAAAAGAATTCATGCGTATTTCTTTGCTAACACTTGAAGTTGATCGCCGCGGTAAAGATGGCTTGATTTGTCATGATAACTTACGTGCTGATATCACCGTTGCTTTCTATTTGCGAGTGAATGAAACGACGGAAGACGTGCTGAAAGTTGCAAAAGCTATCGGTGTTGACCGTGCATCAGACCATCAAGCGGTCAGCACGTTATTCAGTGCAAAATTCTCTGAAGCCTTAAAAACAGTAGGTAAGCAACTGGATTTAGCCACTTTATTTGAAAACCGACAAGACTTCCGTGACCGCATTGTTGATGTGATAGGAAAGGACCTTAACGGCTACGCCCTTGAAGATGTAGCTATTGATTACCTAGAACAAACACCTAAATCAGCCTTAGACCCAAATAATATCTTTGACTCCGAAGGTATTCGTAAAATTACTGAAATCACCGCAATTCACAATATTGAGACCAACCAAAAAGAGCGTGACCAAGAGCTCGCAATTCAAAAGAAAAACGTTGAAACCCGCGAAGCAAGTTTAGCTTTAGAGCGCCAACAAGCCGATGCCGAAGCTCGCCAAAAACGTGAAATTGATAATATTCGTGCCCGTGAACAAGCTGAAACTTTACGTGTTCAAGAAGAAGAACGCCTTAAAGCAGAGCAAGCGCGTATTCAAACCCAGCAAGAAATTGAAATCCGTGAAGAAAACCGCATGCGTGAAGTTGAAGTCGCTCAACAAAACCGTACTCGTGCTGTAGCTATCGAAGAAGAGCGAGTGAGCCGAGCACGTGAGCTTGAAATTGTTGCCCGTGAAAGAGAAGTTGAATTACAGCGCATAGAAAAAGAAAAAGCACTCGAAGAAGAACGCAAAAATATCTCCAATGTTATACGTGAACGTGTAGCAGTTGAAAAAACCGTGGCACAGGAAGAGGAACGAATCAAAGAAGTTCGTGAAGTCTCTGAAGCTGAACGTATGCGCCAAGTCACAGTGATTAATGCACAAGCAGAAGCGGAAGAATCGTTAGTTCGCCAAGTGAAAAAAGCCGAAGCCGATGAAGCCAGTGCTAAGCACCGTGCAGAAGAAATAAGCACCATGGCACAAGCAGAATTAGAAGCATCAGCAAAACAAGCTGAAGCCAAAAAACGCTTAGCTGAAGGGGTTGAAGCTGAACATGCGGCATTAGGTTTAGCAGAAGCTCGAGTTCGCCAAGCAACCGCAGAGGCGGAAGAAAAAGAAGGTCTTGTTCTTGCCAACATTACAGCTGAGAAATTGTTAGCGGAAGCACGTGGGCTGAAAGAAAAAGGCTTAACGGAAGCTCAGGTAATGGAAGCCAAAGCCAAAGCAGAACAACAACAAGGATTTGCTGAAGCGAAAATCCTTGAAGAGAAATTAGCCGCTCAAGCTCGTGGTGAAGAACAACAAGCCAATGCCAAAGAAAAACTAGGCTTGGCTGATGCGAAAGTACTGGAAGAAAAACTGGCAGCACAAGCTCGAGGAGAAGGCCAATTAGGTTCAGCACAAGCAGAAGTTATCCGCCAACGCTTGAAAGCTGAAGCCGATGGTTTAACTGACAAATTTAAATCTATGGATCATCTCAGCGATACCGCTCGCTCTCATGAAGAGTTTCGTATGCGCCTTGAGAAAGAATTTGAACAAGCCATGGCATCTATCGACGCCAATAAAGAAATTGCCCGGGAGCAAGCTGATGTATTGGCTGCAGCGCTTAGCAAAACCAATATTGAAATTGTGGGCGGTGATGGCAGCTTCTTCAACACCTTCTCTAAAGCACTAAGCCTCGGAAAAGCCGTTGATGGTTTTATGGATAAAAGCAGTTTCGCAAAAGAAAATGTTGAAAAACTCATTAATCGTAGCAAAGAAGACAAAAAAGTTGATATTGCCGCATTATTGAAAAACCCCGAAGTTCAAGATCTTATAAACGGTTTTATGGCAGCTAAAGGGGCTAATCAGCCAGCAAAAACGGTTATATCAAAACCGATTCCACCAACGGATGACCAACTGTAA